A single window of Elgaria multicarinata webbii isolate HBS135686 ecotype San Diego chromosome 17, rElgMul1.1.pri, whole genome shotgun sequence DNA harbors:
- the SNN gene encoding stannin: MSIMDHSPTTGVVTVIVILIAIAALGALILGCWCYLRLQRISQSEDEESIVGEGETKEPFLLVQYSARGPCMERKAKLTSNGTEAHS, translated from the coding sequence aTGTCCATCATGGACCACAGCCCCACCACGGGAGTGGTGACAGTCATTGTCATTCTCATTGCCATCGCGGCTCTTGGCGCTCTGATCCTGGGCTGCTGGTGTTACTTGCGCCTTCAGCGGATCAGTCAGTCTGAGGACGAAGAGAGCATCGTGGGTGAGGGAGAAACCAAGGAGCCCTTCCTCCTGGTCCAGTACTCCGCCCGAGGGCCTTGCATGGAGAGGAAAGCAAAGCTGACTTCAAACGGCACCGAGGCTCACAGCTGA